The following coding sequences are from one Streptomyces sp. NBC_01232 window:
- a CDS encoding sporulation protein produces the protein MSRELREPNEKLGAVLALAGISNAGLARRVNDLGAQRGLTLRYDKTSVARWVSKGMVPQGAAPHLIAAAIGAKLGRPVPLHEIGLADADPAPEVGLAFPRDVGAAVRSATDLYRLDLAGRRGGGGIWQSLAGSFSVAAYATPASRWLISPADSSVARGPAGSAPHLAPHRPADDTSAAHEPAAQHSMVQSPLSATPSAHDGPAHGATAPGPRPSPEGRTTGPATGPMTGPVTGPMTGPGAGPGGGSATGPPSTVLPAQPGPETQRDHGQRVGHSDVTKLREAAEDARRWDSKYGGGDWRSSMVPECLRVDAAPLLLGSYTDEVGRALFGATAELTRLAGWMAFDTGQQEAAQRYYIQALRLARAAADVPLGGYVLASMSLQATYRDFPDEGVDLAQAAVERNRGLATARTMSFFRLVEARAHAKASDPVAAGAALRAAEGWLERSREGDPDPTWLGFYSYDRFAADAAECYRDLKLPRQVRRFTEQALSRPTEEYVRSHGLRLVVSAVAELESGNLDAACAAGTRAVEVAGRISSARTTEYVRDLLHRLEPYGDEPRVAELRERARPLLVAPA, from the coding sequence ATGTCCAGGGAGCTCCGCGAGCCCAATGAAAAGCTCGGCGCCGTCCTCGCCCTCGCGGGCATCAGCAACGCCGGGCTGGCCCGGCGGGTCAACGACCTCGGCGCACAGCGCGGCCTGACGCTTCGGTACGACAAGACGTCGGTGGCCCGTTGGGTGTCGAAGGGGATGGTGCCGCAGGGCGCCGCCCCGCATCTGATCGCCGCCGCGATCGGCGCGAAGCTGGGGCGGCCGGTGCCGCTGCACGAGATCGGGCTGGCGGACGCGGACCCCGCGCCCGAGGTCGGTCTCGCCTTCCCGCGCGACGTGGGCGCGGCGGTGCGCTCGGCCACCGACCTCTACCGGCTCGACCTCGCCGGACGGCGCGGCGGCGGCGGGATCTGGCAGTCGCTCGCGGGCTCGTTCTCGGTGGCGGCGTACGCGACGCCCGCCTCGCGCTGGCTGATATCTCCCGCCGACAGCTCGGTGGCCCGGGGACCGGCGGGCTCGGCTCCGCACCTCGCGCCCCACCGTCCGGCGGACGACACCTCCGCGGCGCACGAGCCCGCGGCGCAGCACTCCATGGTCCAGAGCCCCTTATCAGCGACCCCCTCGGCTCACGACGGGCCGGCGCACGGGGCGACGGCACCGGGTCCCCGGCCCTCCCCGGAAGGCCGCACGACCGGACCCGCGACGGGCCCGATGACCGGACCGGTGACAGGGCCGATGACAGGGCCGGGAGCCGGACCGGGAGGCGGATCCGCCACAGGCCCGCCGTCCACCGTTTTGCCCGCCCAGCCCGGGCCCGAAACGCAGCGCGACCACGGTCAGCGCGTGGGCCACAGCGACGTGACGAAGCTGCGCGAGGCCGCCGAGGACGCCCGCCGGTGGGACTCCAAGTACGGGGGCGGGGACTGGCGTTCGTCGATGGTCCCCGAGTGCCTGCGGGTGGACGCGGCACCGCTGCTGCTCGGCTCGTACACCGACGAGGTGGGCCGCGCGCTGTTCGGCGCGACCGCCGAACTGACCCGGCTGGCCGGGTGGATGGCCTTCGACACCGGCCAGCAGGAGGCCGCCCAGCGCTACTACATCCAGGCGCTGCGGCTCGCCCGCGCGGCCGCGGACGTACCGCTCGGTGGCTACGTACTGGCCTCGATGTCGCTGCAGGCGACCTACCGGGACTTCCCGGACGAGGGCGTGGACCTCGCGCAGGCGGCCGTCGAGCGCAACCGCGGCCTGGCCACCGCCCGCACCATGAGCTTCTTCCGGCTGGTGGAGGCACGGGCGCACGCGAAGGCGAGCGATCCGGTGGCCGCGGGGGCGGCGCTGCGGGCGGCGGAGGGCTGGCTGGAGCGGTCGCGGGAGGGCGATCCGGATCCGACCTGGCTCGGCTTCTACTCGTACGACCGCTTCGCGGCGGACGCCGCGGAATGCTACCGGGACCTCAAACTGCCCCGGCAGGTGAGGCGTTTCACCGAGCAGGCACTGTCGCGGCCCACCGAGGAGTACGTACGGTCGCACGGGCTGCGGCTGGTCGTGAGCGCGGTCGCCGAGCTGGAGTCGGGCAATCTCGACGCCGCGTGCGCGGCGGGCACCCGGGCGGTGGAGGTGGCGGGCAGGATCTCCTCTGCGCGGACGACCGAATACGTACGGGACCTGCTGCACCGGCTGGAACCGTACGGGGACGAGCCGCGTGTGGCGGAGCTGCGGGAGCGGGCCCGGCCGCTGTTGGTGGCGCCGGCGTAG
- a CDS encoding M23 family metallopeptidase — MASNLPAPEGIDIQEPPTAGAWGEWNPTEDSVRPVRGKHRVAKQRGGLARSSTVLGVGVIAAVGAGGIATAQDRPQVAISLPSLPSLPDLVTGDKSPQTDGGSGSRGSADERAGIVALQSVQGADAGEALRNRILQQAESQQDAADAKARADAEQAAQQAAAQEAKDKLETARKAAEEAKAQAEAKAAEEAAAKAAEAKAEQARLAKPAGTYSLPTSAYTLTSHYGDSGSMWSSGQHTGLDFAAPTGTPAKAVAAGKITSAGWSGAYGYRIVLELPDGTEIWYCHLSSMSVTSGAVGAGDTIGRVGATGNVTGPHLHLEVRKGGSTMDPLAWLESKGLNV; from the coding sequence GTGGCCTCCAACTTGCCTGCCCCTGAAGGCATCGACATCCAGGAGCCGCCCACCGCGGGTGCCTGGGGCGAGTGGAATCCCACCGAGGATTCGGTCCGACCGGTCCGGGGCAAGCACCGGGTCGCCAAGCAGCGCGGGGGACTTGCCCGCAGCTCCACCGTTCTCGGTGTCGGCGTCATCGCGGCGGTCGGTGCCGGCGGCATCGCCACCGCGCAGGACCGCCCCCAGGTCGCGATATCCCTGCCCTCTCTGCCTTCCCTGCCCGACCTGGTGACCGGGGACAAGTCCCCTCAGACGGACGGTGGTTCGGGTTCCCGGGGCTCGGCGGACGAGCGGGCCGGGATCGTCGCGCTCCAGTCCGTCCAGGGCGCGGACGCCGGTGAGGCCCTGCGCAACCGCATCCTCCAGCAGGCCGAGTCCCAGCAGGACGCCGCCGACGCGAAGGCCCGGGCGGATGCGGAGCAGGCCGCTCAGCAGGCCGCCGCCCAGGAGGCCAAGGACAAGCTGGAAACGGCCCGCAAGGCGGCCGAGGAGGCCAAGGCCCAGGCCGAGGCGAAGGCCGCGGAAGAGGCCGCCGCGAAGGCCGCCGAGGCCAAGGCCGAGCAGGCGCGCCTCGCCAAGCCGGCCGGCACCTACTCGCTGCCCACCTCCGCCTACACCCTCACCTCGCACTACGGGGACTCCGGCTCCATGTGGTCCTCCGGCCAGCACACCGGCCTCGACTTCGCGGCTCCGACCGGCACCCCGGCCAAGGCCGTGGCCGCCGGGAAGATCACGTCGGCGGGCTGGTCCGGCGCGTACGGCTACCGGATCGTGCTGGAGCTGCCGGACGGCACCGAGATCTGGTACTGCCACCTGTCCTCGATGTCGGTGACCTCCGGCGCGGTGGGCGCCGGCGACACCATCGGCCGCGTCGGCGCCACCGGCAATGTCACCGGACCCCATCTCCACCTGGAAGTGCGCAAGGGCGGATCGACGATGGACCCGCTGGCGTGGCTGGAGTCCAAGGGCCTGAACGTCTGA
- a CDS encoding PP2C family protein-serine/threonine phosphatase: MARQVVRVLPGALIVLGVVFAVLTPPSFTGSPLFTAAPLIAAPLFTLWATAVTGAIAVLAVFLLQLFSGIGWRGEAVTELVTVVTVSGLALLINRVVRRSGAQLASARGIAEAAQRAVLPKPAERIGGLHVCAWYEAAQADAFIGGDLYAVQETPYGVRLAVGDVRGKGLGAVEAVAVVLGAFREAADTEATLEALAQRLERALAREGTRRDSLDAVEGFTTCVLGEIPPGADVLRLLNRGHPEPLLLHGNGDLAVLAPAEPALPLGMGEVGSWPDLVQEWAFPAGTTLLLYTDGLTEARDGAGDFYDPAARLRGRIFSGPQALLSALSSDVRRHTGGGATDDMALLAVGRPGERQPERRRTVPVVPRDDTM, from the coding sequence GTGGCCCGTCAGGTGGTCCGGGTGCTGCCGGGTGCGCTGATCGTCCTCGGGGTGGTCTTCGCCGTACTGACCCCGCCCAGCTTCACCGGATCCCCGCTCTTCACCGCTGCCCCGCTGATCGCCGCCCCGCTGTTCACCCTCTGGGCCACGGCCGTGACCGGTGCGATCGCCGTGCTCGCGGTGTTCCTGCTGCAGCTCTTCAGCGGCATCGGCTGGAGGGGCGAGGCGGTGACCGAGCTCGTGACCGTGGTGACCGTCTCCGGGCTGGCCCTCCTGATCAACCGCGTGGTGCGGCGCAGCGGTGCGCAGCTCGCATCCGCCCGCGGGATCGCCGAGGCGGCGCAGCGGGCGGTCCTGCCGAAGCCGGCCGAGCGCATCGGGGGGCTGCACGTCTGTGCCTGGTACGAGGCCGCGCAGGCGGACGCCTTCATCGGAGGGGACCTGTACGCCGTCCAGGAAACCCCGTACGGGGTGCGGCTCGCGGTGGGTGACGTACGCGGCAAGGGGCTCGGGGCGGTGGAGGCCGTCGCGGTGGTCCTCGGGGCGTTCCGGGAGGCTGCGGACACCGAGGCCACGCTGGAGGCGCTGGCGCAGCGGCTGGAGCGGGCACTGGCCCGCGAGGGCACCCGGCGCGACAGCCTGGACGCGGTGGAGGGGTTCACGACGTGCGTGCTCGGGGAGATCCCGCCGGGCGCGGACGTGCTGCGGCTGCTCAACCGGGGTCATCCCGAGCCGCTGCTGCTGCACGGGAACGGCGATCTGGCGGTGCTGGCCCCTGCTGAGCCCGCCCTGCCGCTCGGCATGGGCGAGGTGGGCAGCTGGCCGGACCTGGTGCAGGAGTGGGCCTTCCCGGCCGGGACCACCCTGCTCCTCTACACGGACGGGCTGACCGAGGCCCGGGACGGGGCGGGGGACTTCTACGATCCGGCGGCCCGGCTGCGCGGGCGGATCTTCTCCGGGCCGCAGGCGTTGCTGAGCGCGCTGAGCAGTGATGTGCGCCGGCATACGGGGGGCGGGGCGACGGACGACATGGCGCTGCTCGCGGTGGGCCGGCCGGGGGAACGGCAGCCGGAGCGGAGGCGGACCGTGCCGGTGGTGCCCCGCGACGACACGATGTGA
- the lhgO gene encoding L-2-hydroxyglutarate oxidase, translated as MQYAGVGGVSVGGGVDCDVLVIGGGIVGLSTAHALSRLAPGTRVVVLEKEPGPARHQTGRNSGVIHSGIYYRPGSLKARFAVSGAAEMVKFCAEHGIAHEVTGKLIVATEREELPRLHALVQRGRENGIPVRELGPAQITEYEPEVQGLAAIHVGSTGIVDYGRVTAQLAESSGAEIVYGGAVDLISRRASAVAVRTTSGLVVRARVLVNCAGLQCDRIARMAGDDPGMRIVPFRGEYYDLARPDLVRGLVYPVPDPAFPFLGVHLTRGIGGGVHVGPNAVPALAREGYAWSTVRPRDIADELAWPGSWRMAARHWRYGTGEIHRSLSKQAFTRAVRRLLPAVTAADLHPAAAGVRAQAVLRDGTLVDDFLIRDAPRTVHVLNAPSPAATASLPIGREIAARALRTLGSA; from the coding sequence GTGCAGTATGCAGGGGTGGGAGGTGTCAGCGTGGGTGGCGGCGTGGACTGCGATGTGCTGGTGATCGGCGGCGGAATCGTCGGCCTGTCGACGGCGCATGCCTTGTCGCGCCTGGCTCCGGGGACCAGGGTGGTCGTCCTGGAGAAGGAGCCGGGTCCGGCCCGGCACCAGACGGGCCGCAACAGCGGGGTGATCCACAGCGGGATCTACTACCGGCCGGGTTCGCTGAAGGCGCGCTTCGCGGTGAGCGGGGCCGCCGAGATGGTCAAGTTCTGCGCGGAGCACGGCATTGCGCACGAGGTGACGGGCAAGCTGATCGTCGCCACGGAGCGGGAGGAGCTGCCGCGGCTGCACGCCCTGGTCCAGCGCGGCCGGGAGAACGGCATTCCGGTGCGCGAGCTGGGCCCGGCCCAGATCACCGAGTACGAACCGGAAGTGCAGGGGCTGGCCGCGATCCACGTCGGCAGCACCGGGATCGTGGACTACGGCCGGGTGACCGCCCAGCTGGCGGAGTCCTCCGGCGCGGAGATCGTCTACGGCGGCGCGGTCGACCTGATCTCCCGGCGCGCCTCGGCGGTGGCGGTCCGCACCACGTCCGGCCTGGTGGTCAGGGCGCGCGTGCTGGTGAACTGCGCGGGCCTCCAGTGCGACCGGATCGCCCGCATGGCCGGAGACGACCCGGGGATGCGGATCGTCCCCTTCCGTGGCGAGTACTACGACCTCGCGCGGCCGGACCTGGTCAGGGGGCTGGTGTACCCGGTGCCCGACCCCGCCTTCCCCTTCCTCGGGGTGCACCTGACCCGGGGCATCGGCGGCGGCGTCCACGTCGGTCCCAACGCCGTTCCCGCGCTGGCCCGCGAGGGCTACGCCTGGTCGACGGTGCGGCCCCGCGACATCGCGGACGAGCTCGCCTGGCCGGGATCCTGGCGGATGGCCGCGCGGCACTGGCGGTACGGGACGGGAGAGATCCACCGTTCGCTGTCGAAGCAGGCCTTCACCCGGGCGGTACGGCGCCTCCTGCCGGCCGTCACCGCGGCGGACCTCCACCCCGCCGCGGCCGGGGTGCGCGCCCAGGCCGTGCTGCGCGACGGCACCCTGGTGGACGACTTCCTGATCCGCGACGCCCCGCGCACGGTCCACGTCCTCAACGCCCCCTCGCCCGCCGCGACCGCGTCCCTCCCGATCGGCCGGGAGATCGCCGCCCGCGCGCTGCGGACCCTCGGCTCGGCCTGA
- the trmB gene encoding tRNA (guanosine(46)-N7)-methyltransferase TrmB has translation MPPKWRTEPRFPDGPSPDPAGSHHERRIRSFQPRRSRVTTGQGEALKRLWGTWGLDIDGHRVIDLKELFDGLPVVLEIGFGMGEATAQMAADDPGTGILAADVHTPGQGNLLALAERGGMSNIRVANGDAIILLREMLPPDSLAGMRVYFPDPWPKARHHKRRLIQPDFLTLAATRLAPGAVLHCATDWEPYAEQMLEVLTAHPDFENTRPDGGFSPRPEFRPLTRFEGQGLDKGHLVHDLLFRRTEN, from the coding sequence GTGCCGCCCAAGTGGCGCACCGAGCCCCGCTTCCCCGACGGGCCCTCGCCCGACCCGGCCGGCTCGCACCACGAGCGCCGGATCCGCAGCTTCCAGCCCCGCCGCAGCCGGGTCACCACCGGCCAGGGCGAGGCCCTGAAGCGGCTCTGGGGCACCTGGGGCCTGGACATCGACGGCCACCGGGTCATCGACCTGAAGGAGCTCTTCGACGGCCTCCCCGTCGTCCTGGAGATCGGCTTCGGCATGGGTGAGGCCACTGCCCAGATGGCGGCCGACGACCCCGGCACCGGGATCCTCGCCGCCGACGTGCACACCCCCGGGCAGGGCAACCTGCTCGCCCTCGCCGAGCGCGGCGGGATGAGCAACATCCGGGTGGCCAACGGCGACGCCATCATCCTGCTCCGCGAGATGCTGCCGCCGGACTCACTGGCCGGTATGCGCGTGTACTTCCCGGACCCGTGGCCCAAGGCCCGCCACCACAAGCGCCGGCTGATCCAGCCCGACTTCCTCACCCTGGCCGCGACCCGCCTGGCGCCCGGAGCCGTACTGCACTGCGCGACCGACTGGGAGCCGTACGCCGAGCAGATGCTCGAAGTGCTCACCGCACACCCGGACTTCGAGAACACCCGGCCCGACGGCGGCTTCTCCCCGCGTCCCGAGTTCCGGCCGCTCACCCGTTTCGAGGGCCAGGGCCTCGACAAGGGCCACCTCGTACACGACTTGCTCTTCCGTCGCACGGAGAACTGA
- a CDS encoding PrsW family intramembrane metalloprotease, with protein MFRAPRHVLPRPSGRVRTCVLLALLAVTGIAILELVREQTGTPGFFVGLGLALLPVAPLMAAFRWLGRAAPAPWSLLLFCFGWGACTAALIAILANNFATEWIAAATADASAADRLGSVAIAPVVEESAKAAALLMVFVFRRRHFTGPADGFVVAGFTATGFAFTENILYLGNAFVEDLAEGSGVLDSVTAATFFVRMVLSPFAHPLFTVLTGLGFGVAAVGARRSRRICPPLLGLALAMGMHALWNGSSHFGDHGFYLVYACVMVPAFGLLVWQAVRIRRNRLRAVAGELALYAAAGWLGPAEVPALASMPARSLARTLARRSGGRAAGRAVARYEADAAALALLRNRARRGGPVRERDFAGRERELLHGLWQRRATAGPALARAAVMEELIPSWFDPLEPADTLDAAGARADVPGPRRTDLRRSGPWTPATPAGPSSIRPCALPGGDGVR; from the coding sequence GTGTTCCGAGCGCCCCGCCATGTGCTCCCACGTCCGTCCGGCCGGGTCCGCACGTGCGTGCTTCTCGCCCTGCTCGCCGTCACGGGGATCGCGATCCTCGAACTCGTACGGGAGCAGACCGGCACCCCCGGCTTCTTCGTCGGCCTCGGCCTGGCCCTGCTTCCGGTGGCTCCGCTCATGGCGGCCTTCCGGTGGCTGGGCCGGGCCGCGCCCGCGCCCTGGTCGCTGCTGCTGTTCTGCTTCGGCTGGGGCGCCTGCACCGCGGCACTGATCGCGATACTGGCCAACAACTTCGCCACCGAGTGGATAGCCGCGGCCACTGCCGACGCCTCCGCCGCCGACCGGCTCGGCTCGGTGGCCATCGCTCCGGTGGTGGAGGAGAGCGCCAAGGCGGCTGCCCTGCTCATGGTGTTCGTGTTCCGAAGGCGCCATTTCACCGGACCCGCCGACGGATTCGTGGTGGCCGGCTTCACCGCCACCGGCTTCGCCTTCACCGAGAACATCCTCTATCTCGGCAATGCCTTCGTCGAGGACCTGGCCGAGGGCAGCGGCGTACTGGACTCGGTGACGGCGGCGACCTTCTTCGTGCGGATGGTGCTGTCGCCCTTCGCGCACCCGCTGTTCACCGTGCTCACCGGGCTGGGGTTCGGCGTGGCCGCGGTCGGCGCCCGCCGCTCGCGCAGGATCTGCCCGCCGCTGCTCGGCCTCGCCCTGGCCATGGGCATGCACGCCCTGTGGAACGGCTCCTCGCACTTCGGCGACCACGGGTTCTACCTCGTCTACGCGTGCGTGATGGTCCCGGCCTTCGGGCTGCTGGTGTGGCAGGCCGTGCGGATAAGGCGCAACCGGTTGCGGGCCGTCGCCGGGGAGCTCGCGCTGTACGCGGCCGCGGGCTGGCTCGGTCCGGCCGAGGTGCCGGCCCTGGCCTCGATGCCGGCCCGGTCACTGGCCCGCACCCTGGCCCGGCGCAGCGGGGGCCGGGCGGCCGGACGCGCGGTCGCCCGCTACGAGGCGGACGCGGCCGCGCTGGCGCTGCTACGGAACCGGGCGCGGCGCGGCGGCCCCGTACGGGAGCGGGACTTCGCGGGCCGGGAGCGGGAGTTGCTGCACGGGCTCTGGCAGCGCCGGGCGACGGCGGGGCCCGCGCTGGCCCGGGCGGCGGTCATGGAGGAGCTGATTCCGTCGTGGTTCGACCCGCTGGAGCCGGCGGACACGCTGGATGCGGCGGGTGCACGGGCGGACGTACCGGGGCCGCGCCGGACGGACCTCAGACGTTCAGGCCCTTGGACTCCAGCCACGCCAGCGGGTCCATCGTCGATCCGCCCTTGCGCACTTCCAGGTGGAGATGGGGTCCGGTGA
- a CDS encoding asparagine synthase-related protein yields MRWLVGWSSIAASFGTAGRVSGQGPGQGGYGDSGAPLRGGIADAAHPGDPGADAERTVHPVGAQLLWGDPDPLWAVGDWRPDEIRTVTADPADPFTRLAVLGCCGATDAELRRALYAARGGALRHLTQWSGSYTAVVQAGRRITVVGDLAGARPVFYTPWASGTAYATAALPLADLIEAQLDIGHLAALLACPDSPEALGDGTPYAGVRRIPPGHALILREGSREITGYEQVASLAVAAPEADAGRAVEGVREALVDAVRARLTAPRHAPDTLPPYDPGPVPGMGPADRRAARGAPAPGVGADLSGGSASATLALLAAGLPGAPGTLLSPAGARLLAVTFNDLATPQGREAELERARAIAADPRLHHVVVAAAEEALPYAELDGPLTDEPGPSLVFAARERRRLAAGSADHFTGHGARQVLDAHPARMADLLMDRRRRHLLRPVAALARSASASGASGESLMVPLTVYSAARRLARTTYRAGMEAAAARLREGGVPERSTGPVDASLAALTWSRPGPAAGWLTGEALAEVSIRLTAAAGRPPLSLRPGEARARSLLARHAADHRVFEQAVEVRSQRLHAPFLDNQVVRAARALPESLRVQPGARAAILRTVLSSAGVREFPPGWGVTDRMPNETATRLGLRAALSDLLDLFASPLLADAGLIEARVVRQALLDAADGRPVPLDGLAELVSMELWLRRLLARRGTCWTGTSTARRRAVPEGVPVHRPALS; encoded by the coding sequence GTGCGCTGGTTGGTGGGTTGGAGCAGTATCGCCGCGAGCTTCGGCACGGCCGGACGAGTCTCCGGCCAAGGCCCTGGCCAGGGCGGATACGGCGACAGTGGTGCGCCCCTGCGCGGCGGCATCGCGGACGCCGCCCACCCGGGCGACCCGGGCGCGGACGCGGAACGCACCGTCCACCCCGTCGGGGCCCAACTGCTCTGGGGAGACCCCGACCCCCTCTGGGCCGTCGGCGACTGGCGCCCCGACGAGATCCGCACCGTCACCGCCGACCCCGCCGACCCCTTCACCCGGCTCGCCGTCCTCGGCTGCTGCGGCGCCACCGACGCCGAACTGCGGCGCGCGCTCTACGCCGCCCGCGGCGGCGCCCTGCGCCACCTCACCCAGTGGTCCGGCAGCTACACCGCCGTCGTCCAGGCCGGCCGCCGCATCACCGTCGTCGGCGACCTCGCGGGCGCCCGGCCCGTCTTCTACACCCCCTGGGCGAGCGGCACCGCGTACGCCACCGCCGCCCTCCCCCTCGCCGACCTGATCGAGGCACAGCTCGACATCGGCCACCTCGCGGCCCTGCTGGCCTGCCCCGACAGCCCCGAGGCGCTGGGCGACGGCACACCGTACGCCGGGGTCCGGCGCATCCCGCCCGGGCACGCGCTCATCCTGCGCGAGGGCTCCCGCGAGATCACCGGCTACGAGCAGGTCGCCTCGCTCGCCGTGGCCGCCCCCGAGGCCGACGCCGGGCGCGCGGTGGAGGGCGTACGGGAAGCGTTGGTGGACGCGGTGCGCGCCCGGCTCACGGCTCCGCGGCATGCTCCCGACACCCTGCCGCCGTACGATCCCGGCCCCGTGCCCGGAATGGGCCCCGCCGACCGCCGGGCCGCCCGCGGCGCCCCGGCCCCCGGGGTGGGCGCCGACCTCTCCGGCGGCAGCGCGTCCGCGACGCTGGCCCTGCTGGCGGCCGGCCTGCCCGGGGCCCCGGGAACCCTGCTGAGTCCCGCCGGGGCGCGCCTGCTGGCCGTCACCTTCAACGACCTGGCCACCCCGCAGGGGCGCGAGGCCGAACTGGAACGGGCCAGGGCCATCGCGGCCGACCCGCGCCTGCACCACGTCGTGGTGGCCGCCGCCGAGGAAGCACTCCCGTACGCCGAACTCGACGGACCGCTCACCGACGAGCCCGGCCCCTCGCTCGTCTTCGCCGCCCGCGAGCGGCGCCGGCTGGCCGCCGGCTCGGCCGACCACTTCACCGGGCACGGCGCCCGCCAGGTCCTCGACGCCCACCCGGCTCGCATGGCCGACCTCCTGATGGACCGCCGGCGCCGCCACCTGCTGCGCCCGGTGGCCGCGCTGGCCCGTTCGGCCTCCGCCTCGGGAGCCTCCGGGGAGTCCCTGATGGTCCCGCTCACCGTGTACTCGGCGGCCCGAAGACTTGCCCGTACGACGTACCGCGCGGGCATGGAGGCCGCCGCGGCCCGGCTCCGCGAGGGCGGGGTCCCCGAGCGCTCCACCGGTCCGGTGGACGCTTCCCTCGCCGCCCTGACCTGGTCCCGGCCCGGCCCGGCGGCCGGCTGGCTCACGGGGGAGGCGCTGGCGGAAGTATCGATCCGTCTGACGGCCGCGGCCGGCCGCCCGCCGCTGTCGCTGCGGCCGGGGGAGGCCCGGGCCCGCTCACTGCTCGCCCGCCACGCCGCCGACCACCGGGTCTTCGAGCAGGCCGTGGAGGTCCGCAGCCAGCGCCTGCACGCCCCCTTCCTGGACAACCAGGTCGTCCGGGCCGCGCGCGCCCTGCCCGAGTCGCTGCGGGTCCAGCCCGGGGCCCGGGCCGCGATCCTGCGCACGGTCCTGTCCTCGGCCGGGGTGCGCGAGTTCCCGCCGGGCTGGGGCGTCACGGACAGGATGCCGAACGAGACCGCGACCCGGCTGGGGCTGCGCGCCGCGCTGAGCGACCTGCTGGACCTGTTCGCGTCGCCGCTGCTCGCGGACGCCGGCCTGATCGAGGCCCGGGTCGTGCGCCAGGCGCTGCTCGACGCGGCGGACGGGCGCCCGGTCCCCCTGGACGGGCTGGCGGAGCTCGTCTCCATGGAACTGTGGCTGCGCCGCCTGCTGGCCCGGCGCGGCACCTGCTGGACCGGGACCTCCACGGCGCGAAGGCGG
- a CDS encoding GNAT family N-acetyltransferase has protein sequence MTPVTTPVLRTERLLLEPYVTEDEEGFVALFQDTLVSRWMGDGPTTEAEDRALFGRIFSKVYAGGLFDVWAVRRDGLLVGHAEIKRTEETGGHEIIYALAPGAWGSGLGTEIAEAIVAYGFGTLGLAEVHATVADPNTASLALLERIGFTHVRDVREDDGSTTRVLTRRRDPVA, from the coding sequence ATGACCCCTGTGACGACCCCTGTTCTGCGCACCGAACGCCTGCTCCTGGAGCCGTACGTCACCGAGGACGAGGAAGGCTTCGTCGCTCTCTTCCAGGACACGCTGGTCTCGCGCTGGATGGGGGACGGGCCCACCACCGAGGCCGAGGACCGGGCGCTCTTCGGGCGGATCTTCTCGAAGGTCTACGCCGGGGGCCTCTTCGACGTCTGGGCGGTGCGCAGGGACGGCCTGCTGGTCGGGCACGCCGAGATCAAGCGGACCGAAGAGACCGGCGGGCACGAGATCATCTACGCCCTGGCGCCCGGGGCCTGGGGGTCGGGCCTCGGGACCGAGATCGCCGAGGCGATCGTCGCGTACGGCTTCGGGACCCTCGGGCTGGCCGAGGTGCACGCCACCGTGGCCGACCCCAACACGGCCTCCCTGGCGCTGCTGGAGCGCATCGGCTTCACCCATGTCCGGGACGTGAGGGAGGACGACGGGAGCACCACCCGCGTCCTGACCCGCCGCCGGGATCCCGTCGCCTGA